The Martelella endophytica genome contains the following window.
ATTTAGTAGGTGAACATGGAACGCAATGATGAGCTATTTCGGACAGTCGCCAATCTGCCGCCATCGGAGCTGGCTGCATTCATGGCTGTGGCAGAACATGGCGGTTTTCGTTCGGCCGCGCGCGCCAGCGGCGCCAGCGCGTCGGCGCTGAGCCACGCCGTCGCCGGGCTCGAGGCGCGTCTCAAGGCACAGCTGTTCATCCGCACAACGCGGCGCGTCGCGTTGACGGAAGCAGGCGAACGCTTCGCCGAAGCGCTGCGTCCCGCGCTCAGGCAGTTGAGCCGAGCGGTTGAGGCTCTGGATGGCTTGAGCGATCAGCCGCGGGGCACGATCCGCATCAATGCTTCTGCGCGGGCGGCGGAGCTCGTGCTGGAGCCGCTCATCCTGGAGTTCCTGCGGCGCTACCCCGACATGACGGTCGACGTCCGCTCGGACGACAATTTGCTGGATCTTGGCAGCGGCGCCTTTGATTGCGGACTAAGGCTGATCGAGATGGTGCCGGAGGATATGGTGGCCATTCCGGTCGGCGGCGAACAACAGCACGTCGTCGTCGCAGCACCCTCCTATCTGCGCGATGTCTCCGCACCCTCGACGCCGGCTGACCTGACGGCGCATGACTGCATCCAGTGGCGGTTGGCGGGAGCGGCGCGTTATCGCTGGGAGTTCGAACGCCATGGCGAGCGGCTCACCATCGAAACGCAAGGGCGACTCATTCTGGACGATGCCCGGCTGATTGCAATTGCGGCCCGAGCCGGCGCGGGTATCGGCTATGTCGCCAAAGCGGCGATCGCGGAGGATCTCGTGGATGGAACGCTGGTCCAACTGCTCCACGAATGGACGCCGCCCTATCCGGGCCTGGCTCTCTACTACCCGAAAAACCGACACATGAGCGCCGGAATGCGTGCCTTGATCGCATTCGTTCGGGAATTGAACAGGCGGGATGGTAGGCCCGAACACTAAGCCCGAAAATGCCTGTCAGAGCGTTTCGCGGTGCTCAGGAGACAACGCAGTCTTTGCGGCTTGCTCAGGTGCGACGGTGCCATCGGCCTGCTCACGGTTCTCAAGCGCCTCCTGAAAAGACGTAAGGCGTTCGATTACGGCCGCGCGTTTCGCGTCGAGCTCCGCTTTCAGCCGATCGATATGTTCAAGCTTGGTGAGAAGCTGGGCGACGCCGCCCGTGCAAGGCCCCGCGCCTTCGTCCGAAAGGCAGGCCGCCATCGCCTGGACCTCACGCGTCGAAAAGCCGGTCGCGATGAAATCCCGGATCCGGCCGGCGCGCCGCAGATCGGCTTCACTGTAGTCGCGATAGCCATTTTCCAGCCGCCGGGCCGCAATCAGGCCCGAACGTTCATAGTGGCGCAGCATACGCTCCGTAATGCCGAGCCGTTCGGCTGCTTCCTTGATCTGCATGTCGGGACCTTTCGGCAAGTCTTCGTTGACGATCATGTCAGATGACGCGCCCGCCTTTTCAAGGCCCAAAATACAGGAAGGCAGCAACCTCCGGGCAGGGGTGCCGGGGCCGCTCTGCCCGGAGGCAACGCCTTATGAGCGCCTCAGCGTCGCTGCGACCATCCGCCGTCAATGGCTATGACCTGACCGGTCAGCCATTCATTGGTGGTGCTGCCGAGCCGCAATATCCATGGCACGAGGTCGGTGGTTATCCCACGACGGCCGAGCGGGATTTCAGCGGCTTCGGCCTCTTCGATCGCGCCCGCCATTTCCGGGGTAAGCCCCATCATTCCCGTCAATGCACCGCTCTTCACCGGCCCGGGCGCGACGGCATTCACGCGGATGC
Protein-coding sequences here:
- a CDS encoding MerR family transcriptional regulator, with translation MIVNEDLPKGPDMQIKEAAERLGITERMLRHYERSGLIAARRLENGYRDYSEADLRRAGRIRDFIATGFSTREVQAMAACLSDEGAGPCTGGVAQLLTKLEHIDRLKAELDAKRAAVIERLTSFQEALENREQADGTVAPEQAAKTALSPEHRETL
- a CDS encoding LysR substrate-binding domain-containing protein, whose amino-acid sequence is MERNDELFRTVANLPPSELAAFMAVAEHGGFRSAARASGASASALSHAVAGLEARLKAQLFIRTTRRVALTEAGERFAEALRPALRQLSRAVEALDGLSDQPRGTIRINASARAAELVLEPLILEFLRRYPDMTVDVRSDDNLLDLGSGAFDCGLRLIEMVPEDMVAIPVGGEQQHVVVAAPSYLRDVSAPSTPADLTAHDCIQWRLAGAARYRWEFERHGERLTIETQGRLILDDARLIAIAARAGAGIGYVAKAAIAEDLVDGTLVQLLHEWTPPYPGLALYYPKNRHMSAGMRALIAFVRELNRRDGRPEH